Proteins encoded in a region of the Euleptes europaea isolate rEulEur1 chromosome 3, rEulEur1.hap1, whole genome shotgun sequence genome:
- the LOC130474699 gene encoding membrane-spanning 4-domains subfamily A member 15-like, with product MDLRDSTTLESISMNVIPPPVPQPVKTLYRGEPMALGITQILIGIFEFTFGLVRAMAAYGIHYYSPDHHITTPYWMGILYIISGSLSVAVARNPKVSLVKFMLGMNVVSSVGAGTGIILLSISIAHSRYYYMCDPYYTRSVPTEICREFITIPVNQMQSISAVLLAFTILEFFITITTAAFGCTSLCRNSFSETTVVIYQYAPQEDLPASLPAKGKEQKLR from the exons ATGGACCTAAGGGACTCAACAACATTGGAGTCCATTTCAATGAACGTAATACCGCCTCCTGTGCCACAGCCAGTGAAGACGTTGTACAGGGGTGAACCGATGGCCCTGGGG ATCACACAGATCTTGATCGGCATCTTTGAATTCACTTTTGGGCTTGTGAGAGCCATGGCAGCATATGGTATACATTACTATAGCCCTGACCATCATATCACAACTCCATATTGGATGGGAATTCTG TACATCATTTCTGGATCCCTGTCTGTGGCAGTTGCCAGGAACCCCAAGGTATCACTG GTGAAATTCATGCTGGGGATGAATGTTGTGAGTTCCGTAGGAGCTGGCACCGGGATTATCTTGCTCTCCATTTCGATAGCACATTCAAGATACTACTATATGTGCGATCCATATTATACCAGGAGCGTACCGACTGAAATTTGCCGTGAATTCATTACCATCCCTGTG AATCAAATGCAGAGCATATCTGCGGTTCTCCTGGCCTTTACCATCCTGGAGTTCTTCATCACCATCACCACGGCTGCCTTTGGGTGTACCAGCCTGTGCCGGAACAGCTTTAGCGAAACG ACTGTTGTGATTTATCAGTATGCACCCCAGGAAGACCTCCCGGCTTCCCTGCCAGCaaaaggaaaagaacagaaaCTGAGATAA